From a region of the Neodiprion fabricii isolate iyNeoFabr1 chromosome 7, iyNeoFabr1.1, whole genome shotgun sequence genome:
- the LOC124186979 gene encoding uncharacterized protein LOC124186979 isoform X11, producing MHPAVATERLPLNRRTPARSPLSHVSTRLADPAGEMLTATHPEMHEKRDSLGVVGQYGGGAGGGGGQSPEDKCVVEQPPPPPPPPQKDPSDPTISAKKLPKKRKFDLSALDDMNKTNNATSNVTSNVGGDLVVTGLRGINTTSINQPQNIQHPTLLPSPPHQQPPPLPQHQQQQHQPEYYQVQQPHAVVAPPQSTAVDYSCREEPPRSRPRLQVAPAAAAIDLSEWREHKVLALRDSHYYPGVISNATHGDIYVKFDGEGNLVKYEDVLGIGKYDVIKDSSPSVSQVTVDANVCFRYPTTSNNHAETLTSVFVKGTVCEIISNPISFVVKIPGEDDQSCEFVVKRADLRLVQPPWWDELEGLEIVDPPRAQVVDRGYRNSLEAPASVPVLQLHHASPHASLIAHNDGNAYYRSRATSPLLELPGSVQSGNNTLNISNGSRIYEDLESDDDLGREDIRFPSDADAKLSGSSKRSSMQSRGSTSSLVEQRSITPRSQAATPRSQAATPHKYKKGDVVATSSGIRKKFNGKQWRRLCSKEGCSKESQRRGYCSRHLSLKGSGFRGTSTFPGGKMDGEETSRDSDTSPNYADRRIAGRFDQEETEAANMLVSLGSSRSATPAFSPTGQSSVSPCINQSPVPLLGLNQNVFMPISSPAHHPPPIISPGAKWKHSPTQPNFAGQYQQAVIRPELVRPNGRPGQTPPASIGASVIRISPVSRLLASQSLSIPTWPDQSPPQRHPSVVTSLAQQQQQQQQQQQQQQQQQQQQQQQQQQQQQQQQQQQQQHQQQHQHQHQQQQQQQHQQQQSIILQHALTSNNGFSNHSEVTQSNNQLLKPPHSPHVPLSVTPGQNLTMIHKPQDQPVDYAQPLTQTQTMYLMPHQHEKKYVIKSTTMEATPLSSGHLVSNQDDKYRQTMINHLGQLPPLHQTQCQPPQSPAAQSVHVEKMSALQQVSKVTLPLHLSSHVDSQRTLSTPATIVMSATTTINDSAPPTSVFQPVIVQPSHLTPMAKIQPPREDNHQKNNGVLYGSRDVSPAYQPQLPQLVTNAVSKRKKAFSWQTIVLDQPEVSPPPSALSPPLSAPPIPMGTGNNPSDDGSGHGPGAGPEPITPAEEDDDDVFETEPTTPAEVESSINKRRSQSLGALHTKDPQSPLKAKDRIRRPMNAFMIFSKRHRALVHLRHPNQDNRTVSKILGEWWYALKPEEKQKYHELASEVKEAHFKAHPDWKWCSKDRRKSSTTGFKGAEPRGKLNSTGEETDMGPPSDDVPLTPRTVDEPSALAPSIFESPNIEIGGQARDSRRVSEIPLQVENSESDMKQEEDGNVSDDDQMVICEDPQPEIDLKCKDKLTDSDNEGQDENVENKNYAQARCSPASGQNHDAQDTKMDITCRPKPIKARPPSAGMETTTKYHHASMDKGGTVSVLSTTYPYHSPVNPSGVTGFQPKGGAFITMPVSPKVVKPEPVKNIEQQYSTQYSVSNLVANIQNENGRTLPKFPPSPIVSHSLQVRPMMTLLKEQQGIQSTNSMHHMLTSSAGYQPQLTLTVVNNEVMSGSKPQQGSQYLVQASPHARMYGNFQIPVSDASGRSISVQNLVTSGKVEAHSVIVSKAYPVSTPSPGTPSYKGIGHSVTRLAEIEQNDNQSTVNHAQFYVNALKLDQERKDTVNIHLPVPGDSHKQPSTPHTPHTPHNNDHSSNTSFAMEEPRGIGALNNVDVGTNKAPFMLAPTPAQLGRAPLQRRQSMAMPPTSNAGDHGPPTSQNSDNRQPSNSVQNFDQLQQNSNTELLAASSPSTKKGSFFKKNVEDGMDRVLEQVNFQEKFSSLPEFKPEEIQSPSAIGITSGTGASPHVSVTPGLHQSNLSSSMQDYRKKSVQGPHRPSLNEDDTESDISMSVTPKSTSSVKLTGNQFFGPDFNIEAFRTSTDPGGDVDPSSPRTPKTPSGGVGGATTGASRGENERGHRKVLEQRRKLVMQLFQEQGYFPTTQATSSFQANHADIFPTKASLQLKIREVRQKLKANSTPVSASSLVSPLPVSESSPGVNGPLTAPPTSMGAPHSLPVGNISGS from the exons ATGCACCCAGCCGTTGCCACCGAACGCCTACCTCTCAATCGCCGCACTCCGGCCCGCAGCCCCCTCTCACACGTGTCGACT CGTCTGGCCGATCCTGCAGGGGAAATGTTGACCGCTACTCATCCTGAGATGCACGAGAAGCGGGATTCCCTTGGAGTTGTGGGCCAGTATGGGGGAGGTGCTGGCGGGGGCGGCGGGCAATCCCCGGAGGATAAATGCGTCGTTGAGCAGCCACCCCCGCCTCCGCCGCCCCCGCAAAAGGATCCCTCCGACCCGACGATAAGCGCTAAAAAGTTACCGAAAAAACGTAAATTCGATTTGTCCGCTCTTGACGATATGAATAAAACCAACAACGCTACCAGCAACGTTACCAGCAACGTTGGTGGCGATCTTGTTGTTACCGGATTGCGGGGTATCAATACAACCTCTATAAATCAACCccaaaatattcaacatcCGACTCTTCTTCCGTCTCCTCCGCACCAGCAACCACCGCCGCTGCCGCAGcatcagcaacagcaacaTCAACCCGAATATTATCAG gtACAACAGCCACATGCAGTTGTAGCTCCGCCTCAAAGCACAGCGGTGGATTATTCTTGTCGTGAAGAACCACCACGGTCTCGTCCTCGGTTACAGGTAGCACCGGCAGCAGCAGCGATAGACCTGAGCGAGTGGCGGGAGCACAAAGTGCTAGCTTTGAGGGACTCACATTATTACCCGGGGGTTATAAGCAACGCGACTCATGGTGATATATACGTTAAGTTTGACGGTGAGGGTAACCTAGTTAAGTACGAGGATGTGCTGGGGATAGGAAAATACGATGTCATCAAGGATTCGAGTCCGTCGGTTAGCCAAGTGACTGTTGATGCGAACGTTTGCTTTAGATATCCTACCACATCTAACAACCACGCCGAAACACTGACCAGTGTTTTTGTGAAGGGTACTGTTTGTGAGATAATATCAAATCCAATTAGTTTTGTCGTCAAGATACCTGGCGAAGATGATCAGAGCTGTGAATTTGTTGTTAAACGTGCCGACTTAAGGCTCGTCCAACCTCCGTGGTGGGATGAACTCGAAGGCCTAGAGATCGTTGATCCGCCAAGGGCCCAAGTAGTCG ATCGTGGCTATCGAAATTCGTTGGAGGCACCTGCGTCGGTACCGGTCTTACAGCTTCATCATGCTTCGCCGCATGCTTCACTTATTGCTCACAATGACGGAAATGCATACTACAGAAGTAGGGCGACGAGTCCCTTATTGGAGTTGCCAGGTTCCGTCCAATCAGGAAACAACACTTTGAACATAAGCAACGGAAGTAGAATATACGAGGATTTGGAAAGTGACGACGATTTGGGCAGAGAGGATATAAGGTTTCCTTCTGATGCAG ATGCAAAATTGTCAGGAAGCAGTAAAAGGAGCAGTATGCAAAGCCGTGGAAGTACAAGCAGCCTTGTCGAGCAACGCAGTATAACTCCTCGTTCCCAGGCGGCCACACCCAG ATCTCAGGCGGCAACGCCACACAAATACAAAAAGGGTGACGTAGTAGCGACGTCTAGTGGAAtccggaaaaaattcaatggtAAACAATGGCGCAGACTTTGCAGCAAAGAAGGATGCTCAAAAGAGAGTCAGCGGAGAGGATACTGCTCTCGCCACCTTAGTCTGAAGGGTTCAGGATTCAGGGGCACTAGCACGTTTCCCGG GGGTAAAATGGACGGGGAAGAAACCTCACGGGATTCCGACACGTCTCCAAACTACGCAGATAGAAGAATAGCCGGACGTTTCGACCAAGAGGAAACTGAGGCCGCAAACATGCTTG tATCACTGGGGAGTTCGCGTTCAGCAACCCCGGCCTTTTCACCTACGGGACAGTCCTCTGTATCGCCGTGTATAAATCAGAGTCCCGTTCCGTTGTTGGGTCTGAATCAGAACGTCTTCATGCCAATATCGAGTCCAGCGCATCACCCTCCTCCCATAATATCACCTGGTGCGAAATGGAAGCATTCCCCTACCCAACCGAATTTCGCGGGTCAGTATCAGCAGGCCGTAATTAGACCAGAGCTAGTCAGGCCGAACGGGAGACCAGGTCAAACACCACCAGCAAGCATCGGCGCCAGTGTGATCCGGATTTCACCCGTTAGTAGATTATTGGCAAGCCAGAGTTTAAGCATCCCTACATGGCCCGATCAAAGTCCGCCTCAAAGGCATCCGTCAGTTGTTACGTCGTTGGctcagcaacagcaacaacagcagcagcagcaacagcagcaacagcaacaacaacaacaacaacaacaacaacaacaacaacaacaacaacaacaacaacaacaacaacaacagcaccaacaacaacaccaacaCCAACatcagcagcaacaacaacagcagcatcagcagcaACAAAGCATAATATTGCAGCATGCCCTGACTTCTAACAACGGTTTTTCGAACCATTCGGAAGTGACGCAATCTAACAATCAGCTATTGAAGCCACCCCACTCACCCCATGTTCCACTCTCGGTAACACCAGGGCAGAATCTAACCATGATTCATAAACCTCAAGACCAACCCGTCGACTACGCTCAACCTTTGACCCAGACTCAGACAATGTATTTAATGCCTCATCAACATGAGAAAAAGTATGTGATAAAAAGCACTACTATGGAAGCAACGCCATTGTCTAGTGGACATTTGGTTAGTAATCAAGACGACAAGTATAGACAAACGATGATTAATCATTTGGGACAATTACCACCCTTACATCAAACACAGTGTCAACCCCCCCAGTCACCGGCAGCTCAGTCCGTCcacgttgaaaaaatgtctgCTCTCCAACAG gtCAGCAAAGTAACCCTTCCGCTTCATCTTTCATCTCACGTGGACTCCCAGAGGACTTTGTCGACACCGGCAACCATTGTGATGTCTGCTACGACAACCATTAATGACTCGGCACCACCAACCAGCGTTTTCCAACCCGTCATCGTTCAACCAAGTCACTTGACTCCAATGGCAAAAATCCAACCGCCTCGAGAAGATAATCATCAAAAGAACAATGGAGTTCTAT ATGGAAGCCGCGATGTTTCTCCCGCATATCAGCCCCAACTCCCGCAACTTGTCACCAATGCTGTGTCCAAACGGAAAAAAG CTTTTTCCTGGCAGACGATAGTGTTGGACCAGCCAGAGGTCAGTCCGCCGCCATCAGCCCTCAGCCCTCCGTTGAGTGCACCCCCGATTCCTATGGGTACAGGCAACAATCCTAGCGACGATGGTAGCGGGCATGGTCCTGGGGCTGGCCCTGAACCCATCACTCCGGCGGAGGAGGATGATGACGACGTTTTTGAGACGGAACCGACAACCCCGGCTGAAGTAGAGAGCAGCATCAACAAACGTCGAAGTCAATCACTCGGTGCGCTGCACACCAAAGATCCACAAAGTCCACTTAAA GCCAAGGACCGAATACGACGACCAATGAATGCTTttatgatattttcaaaacgtcACCGAGCGTTGGTACACCTAAGGCATCCCAATCAAGATAATAGAACAGTATCGAAAATTCTTGGCGAATGGTGGTACGCCCTGAAACCTGAAGAGAAACAGAAGTACCACGAACTTGCTTCGGAAGTAAAGGAGGCTCATTTCAAAGCTCATCCAGACTGGAAGTGGTGCAGCAAAGATAGGCGGAAGTCATCGACTACCGGATTCAAGGGCGCTGAACCACGAGGGAAACTTAATAGCACCGGAGAGGAAACTGATATGGGACCACCCTCTGATGACGTGCCTTTAACCCCGCGAACAGTCGACGAACCATCGGCACTCGCACCCAGCATATTCGAATCTCCGAATATCGAG ATCGGTGGTCAAGCGCGTGATTCTCGTCGTGTTTCCGAAATTCCGCTGCAGGTTGAAAACTCTGAGTCTGATATGAAGCAGGAGGAGGATGGTAACGTATCGGATGACGATCAAATGGTGATATGTGAAGATCCGCAACCGGAAATAGACTTGAAGTGCAAGGATAAATTGACAGACAGTGACAATGAGGGGCAGGATGAAAATgtggagaataaaaattacgcaCAGGCGAGATGTTCGCCTGCTAGTGGTCAAAATCACGACGCACAGGATACCAAGATGGACATAACATGTAGGCCTAAGCCTATCAAAG CCCGACCACCATCCGCCGGCATGGAGACTACGACAAAATACCATCATGCATCCATGGACAAAGGTGGCACTGTTTCGGTCCTTTCAACAACGTACCCTTACCACAGCCCTGTTAATCCGAGCGGAGTAACGGGTTTCCAGCCTAAGGGAGGCGCGTTTATAACTATGCCTGTATCCCCGAAAGTTGTTAAACCAGAGCCGGTTAAAAACATTGAGCAACAGTACAGTACGCAGTATAGTGTCAGTAATCTCGTTGCTAATATTCAGAACGAAAACGGGCGAACTCTACCGAAATTTCCTCCTTCACCCATCGTTTCACATTCG TTACAGGTCAGACCCATGATGACGCTTCTTAAAGAACAACAGGGGATACAGTCAACAAACTCTATGCATCATATGCTAACTTCCAGTGCTGGTTACCAACCCCAACTCACCCTCACAGTAGTCAACAATGAGGTCATGTCAGGTTCAAAGCCCCAGCAAGGATCTCAGTATCTTGTCCAGGCATCGCCTCACGCTAGAATGTATGGAAACTTCCAGATCCCTGTTTCAG ATGCCAGTGGCCGTAGTATATCTGTTCAGAACTTAGTAACCAGTGGTAAAGTCGAAGCTCATAGCGTTATTGTGAGCAAAGCTTATCCAGTGTCAACTCCAAGTCCTGGTACACCGAGTTATAAAGGAATCGGTCACTCGGTTACACGACTTGCTGAAATTGAGCAAAATGATAATCAATCTACTGTAAACCATGCTCAATTCTATG TAAATGCTCTGAAATTAGATCAAGAAAGGAAAGACACGGTTAATATTCACCTTCCGGTACCTGGTGACAGTCACAAGCAACCTTCAACGCCGCATACTCCGCACACGCCGCATAACAACGATCATTCTTCGAACACATCTTTCGCAATGGAAGAGCCAAGAGGAATCGGCGCTTTGAACAACGTCGACGTAGGGACAAATAAAGCTCCATTTATGCTTGCTCCAACACCGGCGCAACTTGGTCGGGCTCCGCTACAGAGGAGACAATCAATGG CAATGCCTCCCACATCAAATGCGGGAGATCATGGGCCTCCGACGTCTCAGAATTCCGATAATCGGCAGCCTTCAAATTCTGTCCAGAACTTCGATCAGCTGCAACAAAATTCCAATACCGAGCTTCTGGCTGCGTCGTCACCATCGACGAAGAAAGGTTCTTTCTTCAAGAAGAACGTCGAGGACGGCATGGACAG GGTTCTGGAGCAAGTTAACTTCcaagagaaattttcatcgttgcCAGAATTCAAGCCAGAGGAAATCCAGAGTCCGAGCGCGATCGGCATTACCAGTGGAACAGGTGCATCACCTCATGTCTCTGTTACACCGGGACTACATCAGTCTAACCTATCTTCATCCATGCAGGATTATCGTAAGAAATCTGTGCAGGGACCTCATAGACCCAGTT TGAATGAGGATGATACAGAGTCAGACATATCAATGTCAGTCACCCCTAAGTCGACGAGCAGTGTAAAATTGACGGggaatcaattttttggtCCCGACTTCAACATAGAAGCATTTAGAACGAGCACTGATCCAGGCGGCGATGTTGATCCGAGTTCACCGCGGACTCCGAAGACTCCCAGCGGTGGGGTTGGCGGTGCGACAACCGGTGCGAGCAGAGGTGAAAACGAACGAGGTCACAGGAAGGTACTGGAGCAGCGACGAAAGCTCGTTATGCAGTTATTTCAAGAACAGGGTTACTTCCCGACGACGCAGGCGACTTCTTCATTTCAGGCAAATCATGCCGATATATTTCCTACCAAAGCGAGTCTTCAACTGAAAATAAGGGAAGTTCGGCAAAAATTGAAGGCTAACTCGACGCCCGTGAGCGCCAGCAGTTTGGTCAGCCCGTTACCGGTGTCGGAGTCCTCACCTGGGGTTAACG GACCTCTTACTGCCCCCCCAACGTCGATGGGTGCTCCTCATTCGCTGCCAGTCGGCAATATCAGCGGTAGCTAG